A single region of the Brachypodium distachyon strain Bd21 chromosome 3, Brachypodium_distachyon_v3.0, whole genome shotgun sequence genome encodes:
- the LOC104583737 gene encoding methyltransferase-like protein 13 isoform X2 yields the protein MTGAASQAYGEAWYWDERYRKEAGPFDWYQKYPALAPLLRLYVRPHHRLLLVGCGNSVFGENMVDDGYQDVVNVDISSVVIEQMKKKYHDKPQMKYMKMDVKNMSDFETGSFDAVLDKGTLDSIMCGQNSQEHATKMLGEVNRILKDTGVYIMITYGDPSYRLHLLKDMQIWTVQLHVIDRWDRSSKQKWDLTKPLPLHDDSTSTISLLGPKPDVHYIYVCIKGDNGARASSKAEADEAAS from the exons ATGACGGGGGCGGCGTCGCAGGCTTACGGGGAGGCGTGGTACTGGGACGAGCGGTACCGCAAGGAGGCCGGCCCCTTCGACTGGTACCAGAAGTACCCCGCcctcgcgccgctgctccgcctctACGTCCGcccccaccaccgcctcctcctcgtcggctGCGGCAACTCCG TTTTTGGTGAAAACATGGTTGACGATGGTTACCAGGATGTTGTCAACGTCGATATATCATCAGTGGTGATTGAAcagatgaagaagaaataCCATGATAAGCCTCAAATGAAAT ATATGAAGATGGACGTAAAAAACATGTCAGATTTTGAAACTGGTTCATTTGATGCTGTGCTCGACAAAG GAACACTAGATTCTATTATG TGCGGCCAAAATTCACAAGAGCATGCAACAAAGATGCTAGGGGAGGTCAACAG AATTCTCAAGGATACGGGGGTCTACATTATG ATCACTTACGGGGATCCAAGTTATCGATTGCATCTCCTGAAGGACATGCAGATTTGGACAGTACAGCTTCATGTCATAG ACAGATGGGACAGAAGCTCCAAGCAGAAATGGGACCTGACGAAGCCGTTGCCTCTACACGATGACAGCACATCGACCATAAGCCTTCTCGGCCCGAAACCTGACGTTCACTACATCTATGTCTGTATAAAG GGCGACAACGGTGCAAGGGCGAGCTCGAAGGCCGAGGCAGACGAAGCAGCCAGCTGA
- the LOC104583737 gene encoding methyltransferase-like protein 13 isoform X1, with protein MTGAASQAYGEAWYWDERYRKEAGPFDWYQKYPALAPLLRLYVRPHHRLLLVGCGNSVFGENMVDDGYQDVVNVDISSVVIEQMKKKYHDKPQMKYMKMDVKNMSDFETGSFDAVLDKGTLDSIMCGQNSQEHATKMLGEVNRILKDTGVYIMITYGDPSYRLHLLKDMQIWTVQLHVIADRWDRSSKQKWDLTKPLPLHDDSTSTISLLGPKPDVHYIYVCIKGDNGARASSKAEADEAAS; from the exons ATGACGGGGGCGGCGTCGCAGGCTTACGGGGAGGCGTGGTACTGGGACGAGCGGTACCGCAAGGAGGCCGGCCCCTTCGACTGGTACCAGAAGTACCCCGCcctcgcgccgctgctccgcctctACGTCCGcccccaccaccgcctcctcctcgtcggctGCGGCAACTCCG TTTTTGGTGAAAACATGGTTGACGATGGTTACCAGGATGTTGTCAACGTCGATATATCATCAGTGGTGATTGAAcagatgaagaagaaataCCATGATAAGCCTCAAATGAAAT ATATGAAGATGGACGTAAAAAACATGTCAGATTTTGAAACTGGTTCATTTGATGCTGTGCTCGACAAAG GAACACTAGATTCTATTATG TGCGGCCAAAATTCACAAGAGCATGCAACAAAGATGCTAGGGGAGGTCAACAG AATTCTCAAGGATACGGGGGTCTACATTATG ATCACTTACGGGGATCCAAGTTATCGATTGCATCTCCTGAAGGACATGCAGATTTGGACAGTACAGCTTCATGTCATAG CAGACAGATGGGACAGAAGCTCCAAGCAGAAATGGGACCTGACGAAGCCGTTGCCTCTACACGATGACAGCACATCGACCATAAGCCTTCTCGGCCCGAAACCTGACGTTCACTACATCTATGTCTGTATAAAG GGCGACAACGGTGCAAGGGCGAGCTCGAAGGCCGAGGCAGACGAAGCAGCCAGCTGA
- the LOC100823180 gene encoding uncharacterized protein LOC100823180, producing MEALAGAAAASSSLVPSFQARQPTSRVAVLRARPCGPLRAAAAPGGGGGGKDKEEYVATPNGTPVIKLKSDPSQNGALGPIVTDKSRTTLSANTTPDSSGSRAGLFRTPISGGVQSATFAHGLPPPALAVRNLMEQARFAHLCTVMSGMHHRRAGYPFGSLVDFANDSMGHPIFSLSPLAIHTRNLLSDPRCTLVVQVPGWSGLSNARVTIFGDVYPLPAEHQEWAHKQYVAKHQQWASQQWGNFYYYRMQNISDIYFIGGFGTVAWVDVKEYETIQPDKIAVDGGEQSLKELNAIFSKPLREFMSSEGEVDDAALISVDSKGIDIRVRQGAQFNIQRLAFDVPYKVETLEEAKRALHKIIKTSSK from the exons ATGGAGGCTctcgcgggcgccgccgccgcatcctccTCACTTGTCCCGAGCTTCCAGGCCCGCCAGCCGACCTCCCGCGTCGCGGTCCTCCGCGCACGCCCGTGCGGGCCCctgcgcgcggccgccgcgcccggcggcggcggcggcggcaaggataAGGAAGAGTATGTCGCCACCCCGAACGGCACTCCCGTCATAAAG TTGAAGAGTGATCCAAGTCAAAATGGAGCTCTTGGACCGATCGTGACCGACAAGTCGCGCACGACTTTATCAGCCAATACCACTCCTGACTCAAGCGGATCCAGAGCTGGCCTGTTCAGAACCCCTATATCTGGTGGTGTGCAGAGTGCAACTTTTGCCCACGGTTTACCTCCACCGGCTTTGGCTGTTCGTAATTTGATGGAACAG GCACGATTTGCTCATCTATGCACCGTCATGTCTGGCATGCATCATCGCCGTGCTGGATATCCGTTTGGTTCACTTGTTGACTTTGCTAATGACTCGATGGGCC ACCCAATATTTTCGTTGTCGCCCTTAGCAATACACACCAGAAATTTGCTCTCTGACCCAAGATGCACACTTGTCGTCCAG GTACCTGGATGGAGTGGACTGTCTAATGCTCGTGTCACGATATTTGGTGATGTCTACCCTTTGCCAGCTGAACACCAG GAATGGGCTCATAAGCAGTATGTCGCAAAACATCAACAATGGGCATCTCAACAGTGGGGGAATTTTTACTACTACAGGATGCAGAACATAAG CGACATATACTTCATTGGAGGCTTTGGGACTGTTGCATGGGTGGATGTGAAAGAGTATGAAACTATTCAACCTGACAAGATAGCAGTTGATGGTGGCGAACAAAGCTTAAAG GAATTGAACGCGATTTTCTCTAAACCACTTAGAGAGTTCATGTCCTCTGAAGGTGAGGTTGATGATGCCGCTCTTATATCAGTAGACAGCAAAGGGATAGACATACGGGTTCGCCAGGGTGCACAG TTCAACATTCAGAGGCTTGCATTTGATGTACCATACAAGGTGGAGACTCTAGAGGAGGCCAAGAGAGCGCTACATAAGATAATCAAGACGAGCAGCAAATAA